The window ACCTGGGAGGGCCTGGTCGCCGGCAAGTCCGGTGTGAAGCCCCTGACTCAGGAGTGGGCGGCCGACCAGGCCGTCCGTATCGCGGCCCCGGTGGCCGTGGAGCCGACCGAGGTCATCCCGCGGCCGCAGGCGCGCCGGCTGGACCGCTCCGCGCAGTTCGCGCTGATCGCGGCCCAGGAGGCCTGGAAGGACGCCGGTTTCACCGGCAAGGCCGGTGAGGACGGTTCCGTCGACCCGGACCGGCTCGGCACGGTCGTCGCCTCCGGCATCGGCGGTGTCACCACCCTGCTGGACCAGTACGACGTGCTGAAGGAGAAGGGCGTCCGCCGCGTCTCCCCGCACACCGTCCCGATGCTGATGCCGAACGGCCCGTCGGCCAACGTGGGCCTGCTCGTGGGCGCCCGCGCGGGTGTGCACACGCCGGTCTCCGCGTGTGCGTCCGGCGCCGAGGCCATCGGCTACGCCATCGAGATGATCCGCACCGGCCGGGCCGACGTCGTCGTCGCCGGCGGTACGGAGGCGGCGATCCACCCGCTGCCCATCGCCGCGTTCGGCAACATGATGGCGATGTCGAAGAACAACGAGGACCCCGAGGGCGCCTCGCGCCCCTACGACGTCGACCGGGACGGCTTCGTCCTCGGTGAGGGCGCGGGTGTGCTCGTCCTGGAGTCCGCCGAGCACGCTGCCAGGCGCGGTGCCCGCGTCTACGCGGAGGCGGTCGGCCAGGGCATCTCCGCCGACTCCCACGACATCGTCCAGCCGGAGCCGGAGGGCCGGGGCATCTCGCACGCCCTGCAGCACCTGCTCGAGAACACCGACCTGGACCCGGCGGAGATCGTGCACGTCAACGCGCACGCCACCTCGACGCCTGCGGGTGACGTCGCGGAGCTGAAGGCGCTGCGCAAGGTCTTCGGCGACGACGCCGACCACATGGCGGTCTCCGCGACCAAGTCGATGACCGGTCACCTGCTCGGTGGCGCGGGCGGCGTGGAGTCGGTGGCGACGGTGCTGGCGCTGTACCACCGGGTGGCTCCGCCGACCATCAACGTCGAGAACCTCGACCCCGAGGCCGAGGCGAACGCGGACGTGGTCCGCGGGGAGGCGCGCAAGCTGCCCGCCGAGGGCCGTATCGCCGCGCTGAACGACTCGTTCGGCTTCGGCGGGCACAACGTCGTGCTGGCGTTCCGGTCGGTCTGAGACCCCGGCAGCGGATGTCAGAAGGGCCCCCACCGGCCGGTGGGGGCCCTTCTGTTGTGCGAGCGGTCGTCAGACCACCTGGTGCAGCCAGCGCACGGGGGCGCCTTCACCCGCGTAGCGGAACGGCTCCAGCTCGTCGTCCCAGGGCTTGCCCAGGAGCTTGGCGAGTTCGGCCTCCAGGTCGGTCTCGCCGCGCTGGGAGCGCAGCAGGGCGGCGCGCAGCCGGTCCTCGGGGATGAGGATGTCGCCGTGGATGCCGGTGACGGCGTGGAAGATGCCGAGGTCGGGGGTGCAGCTGTAGCGCTCGCCCTCGGCGGTGGGGCAGGGCTCGGCGGTGACCTCGAAGCGGAGCAGCTGCCAGCCGCGCAGCGCGGAGGCGAGCTTGGAGGCGGTGCCGGGCTGGCCCTGCCAGGAGAACTCCGAGCGCCAGGTGCCGGGAGAGGCGGGCTGCCGGATCCAGTCCAGGCTGACGCGCGTACCGAGCACCCCGGCGACGGCCCACTCGACGTGCGGGCACAGCGCGCGCGGCGCGGAGTGCACGTACAGAACTCCACGTGTCGTCACCGGGACCTCCGGGCAGAGCGGGACATGGTGCGGGCGGGCGGACAGCGGTGGCGTGTGAGGCCACGTTGATGGCGAGGCTACCGTGCGACGGGGCAAGGAGTGTGACGTACCGTCGGTCCCGGTGCCAGGAAACGCCCTCCATTCACCCAGGGGGACGCTTGTACGGGTGCGCGCAGCCCACTCGAGTGGGGGCGGGAACCCTCGCGCGTTCTCATGGAGGGGAGCACTTCACGACGACCGAGGGGATCACGGCATGCGGAAACGACGTCACCGTACCCGGGCCGCCCACGCCGTCGTGGCGGCGGCCGTACTGGCCACCGCGGGCTGCAACGCCGCCGGTCTCGGCGCGGGGGCAGGGGCCTCCCGCCCGGCCGCGGCACCGCCCGTCTGGAACACCAGCCCGGCCTCGCTCGCCGCGGTCGGCGACTCCATCACCCGCGGCTTCGACACCTGCCTGGTGCTGACGGACTGCCCGGAGGCGTCCTGGGCGACGGGCAGCGACGCGTCGGTCAACAGCCTGGCGGTGCGGCTGCTCGGGGCGACCGGGGCGGCCAGCAGCAGCTGGAACTTCGCGGTGACCGGGTCCCGGATGTCCGATCTGCACAGCCAGATGGCGCAGGCCGTGAAGAAGAAGCCGCAGCTGGTGACGGTGATGGCCGGAGCCAACGACGCCTGCCGCGACTCCCTGGACGCGATGACGCCGGTGGCGGTCTTCCGGACCGAGTTCGAGGTCGCGATGGACACACTGCGTCAGGCCCTGCCCAAGACGCAGGTGTACGTCTCCAGCGTGCCGGACCTGAAGCGGCTGTGGTCCGAGGGCCGTACGAACGCGCTGGGCAAGCAGATCTGGAAGCTCGGCATCTGCCCGTCCATGCTGGGCGACGCCGACGCGCTGGACGCGGCGGCCACCAAGCGGCGCGACACGGTGCAGGCCCGGGTGCGGGCGTACAACGGGGTGCTGAAGGAGGTCTGTGCGAAGGACAGCCGCTGCCGCTTCGACAACAACGCCGTCTTCGACTACCGCTTCGGCACCGACCAGCTCAGCCACTGGGACTGGTTCCACCCGAGCCGCGACGGCCAGGCGCGGATCGCCGAGATCGCCTATCGGACCGTCACCGCGAAGACACCCTGACGATGCCCTGAACAGCCCCCCGAACGGCCCTTGAAGCGCCCCTGAGGGCCCCCGGACGACAGGACTTAGGGTTTCCCCATGAGTGAACTCTTCGGCACGCTGGCCGACGGCACCGGGGTGCACCGCTGGACGCTGGAGCGGGCCGGGGTGCGGATACGGGTGCTGTCGTACGGCGGGATCGTGCAGTCGGTCGAGGTGCCGGACCGGGACGGGCGCACGGCGGACGTGGTGCTGGGCTTTCCCGGCCTCGACGGCTACCTGGCCCACCCCGAGCCGTTCCTCGGCGCGCTGATCGGGCGGTACGCCAACCGGATCGCCGGGGGCCGCTTCCCGCTGGACGGGCGGACGTACGCGCTGGAGCAGAACGAGGGCGGCAACTCGCTGCACGGCGGGGACGGCGGCTTCGACAAACGGATGTGGGAGGTGGAGCCGGTCGAGCACGGGGTGCGGCTCAGCCGGGTCAGCCCGCACGGCGAGGAGGGCTTCCCGGGCCGCCTGGAGGTCTCGGTGACGTACACCCTGGACGCGGCGGGCGCCCTGCACATCGCCTACGAGGCGGTCTCGGACGCGCCGACCGTCGTCAACCTCACCAGCCACTCGTACTGGAACCTCGGCGGCCGCGGCGACACGGGCGGCCACGAACTGCGGCTCGCCGCTTCCCGGTACACCCCGGTGGACGCAGAGCTGATCCCGACCGGCGCCCTCGACGAGGTGGCGGGCACCAGCTTCGACTTCCGGCAGCCGCGCAAGGCGGGCTCCGGATACGACCACAACCTGGTCCTCGACAAGGGCGTCACCGGCGAGCCGGTGGAGGTCGCCGAGCTGCACGATCCGGCGTCCGGCCGAGTCCTGACGGTGGCGACGACCGAGCCGGGCCTCCAGCTCTACACCGGCGACCACCTTCCCGCCCCCTTCGCCCCCGGTGGCGGGATCGCGCTGGAGACCCAGCACTTCCCGGACTCCCCCAACCGCCCCGGCTTCCCGAGCACCGAGCTGCGGCCGGGTGAGGTCTTCCGCTCCCGGACGGTGTACGGCTTCTCGGCGCGCTGAACGCGCCGGCCCCGGCCCGGGGGTCAGGTCCCGGGCCGGGGCTGCCGGTGGGCGGACTCGGCCCGGACCAGACGTTAGCCGCCGGGAGGAGAAGGGGGCAGGTCATCGGGCACGGGCCCTCGATCTCGTACGAACCCTTCACAATCACCGGCGGCTTCGCCGCTGCGTCACTGCCCCCCGGGTCAGGCGGGTGCCGGAGACTCCGACGGAGGGGGCGTCCGCGGTGCTGGAACGACCGCGTCGCCGGTCTCCTCGTCCAGCAGCTCACGGGCGAGCAGGGTGGCGCCCGCGACCGCGCCCGGCATGAGGAACACCGCCACGAACGGCACCAGGAAGGCCAGGCCGAGCGGGGCGCCGAAGCCCCAGACCAGCAGCTTGCGGGAGCGCAGCAGGGCCAGCCGGCCGCCGAGTCCGACACTCCGGCGCTGGAGGGCGACGGCGGTGAGCTCCTCGGTCAGGAAGAAGCCGGTGACGAAGACGCCGAGCACCGGCACGACCGTCTGCCCGACGAACGGCAGGAAGCCCAGCGCGAAGAGCAGCACGCCCCACAG of the Streptomyces sp. NBC_01788 genome contains:
- a CDS encoding SGNH/GDSL hydrolase family protein, yielding MRKRRHRTRAAHAVVAAAVLATAGCNAAGLGAGAGASRPAAAPPVWNTSPASLAAVGDSITRGFDTCLVLTDCPEASWATGSDASVNSLAVRLLGATGAASSSWNFAVTGSRMSDLHSQMAQAVKKKPQLVTVMAGANDACRDSLDAMTPVAVFRTEFEVAMDTLRQALPKTQVYVSSVPDLKRLWSEGRTNALGKQIWKLGICPSMLGDADALDAAATKRRDTVQARVRAYNGVLKEVCAKDSRCRFDNNAVFDYRFGTDQLSHWDWFHPSRDGQARIAEIAYRTVTAKTP
- a CDS encoding DUF3145 domain-containing protein, with the translated sequence MTTRGVLYVHSAPRALCPHVEWAVAGVLGTRVSLDWIRQPASPGTWRSEFSWQGQPGTASKLASALRGWQLLRFEVTAEPCPTAEGERYSCTPDLGIFHAVTGIHGDILIPEDRLRAALLRSQRGETDLEAELAKLLGKPWDDELEPFRYAGEGAPVRWLHQVV
- a CDS encoding aldose epimerase family protein; protein product: MSELFGTLADGTGVHRWTLERAGVRIRVLSYGGIVQSVEVPDRDGRTADVVLGFPGLDGYLAHPEPFLGALIGRYANRIAGGRFPLDGRTYALEQNEGGNSLHGGDGGFDKRMWEVEPVEHGVRLSRVSPHGEEGFPGRLEVSVTYTLDAAGALHIAYEAVSDAPTVVNLTSHSYWNLGGRGDTGGHELRLAASRYTPVDAELIPTGALDEVAGTSFDFRQPRKAGSGYDHNLVLDKGVTGEPVEVAELHDPASGRVLTVATTEPGLQLYTGDHLPAPFAPGGGIALETQHFPDSPNRPGFPSTELRPGEVFRSRTVYGFSAR
- the fabF gene encoding beta-ketoacyl-ACP synthase II; the protein is MSSTNRTVVVTGIGATTPLGGDVASTWEGLVAGKSGVKPLTQEWAADQAVRIAAPVAVEPTEVIPRPQARRLDRSAQFALIAAQEAWKDAGFTGKAGEDGSVDPDRLGTVVASGIGGVTTLLDQYDVLKEKGVRRVSPHTVPMLMPNGPSANVGLLVGARAGVHTPVSACASGAEAIGYAIEMIRTGRADVVVAGGTEAAIHPLPIAAFGNMMAMSKNNEDPEGASRPYDVDRDGFVLGEGAGVLVLESAEHAARRGARVYAEAVGQGISADSHDIVQPEPEGRGISHALQHLLENTDLDPAEIVHVNAHATSTPAGDVAELKALRKVFGDDADHMAVSATKSMTGHLLGGAGGVESVATVLALYHRVAPPTINVENLDPEAEANADVVRGEARKLPAEGRIAALNDSFGFGGHNVVLAFRSV